In the genome of Bremerella sp. P1, the window GATGGCTCGCAAGTTTCCTGATCAGGTCGTGAAAATCTTCATTCGCGACCTGGGAGGCAAGAAGTCGACGGATCATCGCTTTGCCAAAGCATTCAGGCGAGTCCCGGAAGAGAAGTGGCAGCGATTCACCTGCGCTTCTCAAATAAGTGACTATGACATGCCAGCTTCTCCGAAGCTTTCGTCCGTAGAAGCCAATGGGGACGGCAAGTCGTTGCCGTCGTCTTAGACTTGGGTGTATCCCAACCCGGTGATGATCTCGTACATCTCTTCGTACGTGATGAATCGGCGACGATTGCGAAGCTTGTATTCGTCGATCGCCAAGGCCAATTCCTGAGCACCGGGGGACAAGCCTTCGTGGCTGTTGGTGAATTGGCGACGCTCGAAGACCGGCGTTTCGCCCGCCTTACGAGGGCTACGTCGGTCGACAAAAGGAGTCGTCGTCGCAGGCACAGGTTGATTCATCTTAGACATCTCCGACAGTCAGTCTTCTTCGATACGTTTACGGAAAGAACTCCGTAGTTCGGTCTTGAAAACCTAGATCGCATGTTGGCGAAGTCAAACCATGATGACAGATTGCCACACGTAGCGAGGGGACTTGAGAAGAACGCATCTGAGCGATCGGTATAACCGGCACAGCCGTACCTGACCAAAGCAGCGAGTCTATCGCCGGATGGACTGCTGGGCCTGCTGACGGAAGACGGGCAATTGCCCGACCAACTGCAAAGCCGAAGCGTGCTGTGGATTGACCTGTAGCGCCGAGTTGGCGGCATACTCGGCTCGAGCCAACCTGCCGGCGGCCACTTCACACTCAGCCCAAGTATAAAGCAGGTCGGCGGTCATGTCGTTCGTCTCGGCGAGTTCGGCCAGACAATCGGCTGCGTCCAGGTGCCGGCCGAGATCGCGGTAGGCCAAGGCCTGCTCGACACCCACGTCCGGCGGCAAGCGATGACCGAACTCAACTTGTTGGACCATCGAGATGCACGCCAGAGCCTGGCTCGGTTGCCCCAACTGCCGGTAGGTCGATGCCAATCTCAACTGGACATCGCGGTTGGTCGCTTCGCTATTGGTCGCGGCTCGAATGTAACAAAGCTTCGCCGATTCCAGGTCTCTACGTACCAGTGCCAGGTCGCCTTGAAGCTGCCATGCAGGGGCATATTTCGGATCGCATTCAATCGCCCTGTTCGCGGAAATGTGGGCCTTGGTCGGATCACCAGAATCGAGATACATCCGACCGATGCGTGAATGTAGATCGGGGTCGTCGCTTCCCAGCGTTTGGGCTGATTCCAATTCCGCAATCGCTTCGGCTTGCTTGCCGGTCTTCCAGAGCGTCTCGGCATAATGCATTCTCGCTTGAAGATCGTAGGGAGCGTTCTTCTTGGCCTCAGCCAACAGCTTTTCCGCATTCTCCCAGTCGTCGCGGTGCATCGCTTGAACACCGCGCTGCGTCAATTGACGAGCCTGAACGATCTTTTGATGCGAGGCATTCGCCTGACTGAACGTACTGCAACCGCCGAGAACTGCTAGCACGAGCGCACCCAGCACGATTCCGCTTGCGCAGAAGGCGCGGCTCCTAGCCATTTCCGAGGATTGCATCCATTCCATAGGGGTTTCCAGCGAATCGTTCGCCGTAGGTAGTTAACTGGCAGAGACTACCAAACCTGCGTTTTTCATCCTAGATCAGGCTCGGCTTGTCTGATTGATCGCCAATAGGCAAACAAGCTAAACCCGTTAAAATACGGGGGAATAGATCGAATTCTTTCCCGAGGGCGACTTTGCCCGAACTCTTTGAACCATTACGCATCGAAGGCTGCCGTGGTTGCCACATACGACAATTTAGGCGTGAAGTTCTCTTACCCCGAGAACTGGCGAATTTCGGAAGATCAGACCAACGCCTGGCCGCGGAGTGTCTCGGTCCACAGTCCCACCGAAGCGTTCTGGACGTTAATGATCTACGAACCAGGCACCGAGCTTGAGGCGCTGGTTGACGCCGTTCGCGACGCCTTAAGCGAGGAATACACCGACTTCGAGTCTGTTCCTGCCGAGCAAACGATTGAGGGCGTCGACCTGATTGGATGCGACCTAAACTTCTACTGCCTCGACTTTTTGGTCCAAGCCAAGATCCGCGCGTTGATGCTGGGCGTGCGTCCCTGCGTGATCCTTTACCAGGGGGAAGATCGCGAGTTCGATGAAATGGAACGGGTCTTTTCCGCCATTACGCACGACCTGATTCGCTCGTAGGAGAACACTGGAAAGGGGACGTTTGCGTCCACTATAATCTTCTCTGTTGGCGGATCATTCATCTACGATTCTCAACTTGAGGAGAGCCTCGCGATGTCGACTTCCACCGATCTCCACGAAGACACCCTGCAAAAAATCGGGGAAACCTCAGGCCACGTCTGGGCCTATCTATCAGCCGAAGGTCCCGTCACCATCACCAAACTGGCCAAAGAGGTGGGTGAAAAGAAGGACATTGTCCTGCAAGCCGTTGGATGGCTGGCACGCGAGAACAAGCTGTTCTTCTTCGAGAAAGGCCGCAACAAGCTGATTGGCCTGATCGACGAGCACGGCCCGCCAGAGCCGTAAGACTGGCGGGACTATTGGTTCGCGGTCAATTAGTTGGCGACTTCGTCGTAGATCGGCAAGTGACGGTGATACACTTCCAGTGATAGCAGGTTCATTGTCGTCACGTAGATGCGTCCGGCAAAACCGCCCCAGCGGTCCGGAATGTCTCCCTTCGGATCCCAACTACCGGCTGCAGGACCTTCCTGAACCTGGGTTTGCTCCAGCATGACGTGCAGATTGTTGTCCCAGGCTTCCCAGTGTTCGCCACGCATGTGGAACATCACTTGGGTGGCGTAATACCAATAGTAGGTATCCCTTAGCGGAGCTTCCGGAGTACCCAGCGAGGGCAGGTTTTCTTTCAGGTAATCCGCGCTGTCCTGCAGAATACGGCTATCGCGTCGATTGCCCAAGTAGAGTTGAATCAAAGCCCCCACGGCGGTCATCGTTTGGCTTGGGTCACGGCCATGTCGCTGCTGCGGTGTGTCAGGAGCATTGGGGTTGTAAACGTAAACGGCACGGCCACGCTGACGTGATTCGGCCGAGGCCAACCACTTGCGGATCCCTTCAAATGACTTGGGATCAACCCGCAGTCCAGCCAGCTGACCACTCTTGAGAGCCAACATCATCCAGCCAGTCACCGAGGTATCGCTACCGTTACCTGGCGTGTACCGCCATCCACCCAGTTCGGGATCTTGAGCGGCCTCGATGTAATCCAGCGCCTTTTGAGCCGGCCCACGCAGCGATTCATCTTGCGTCATGCCGTAGGCTTCGCACAAGGACAAGGCGGCAATGGCATGGCTGTATAGACGGCAACTGGAATTCGAAGTGGCGTCCATTTCTATGTAGAGGTCGCCGTTTGGTTTCTGATTCTCAACGAGGAACGTGACGCCACCGCGAACTTCCGTTTCGTACTTATCGCTCAGATGGTCATAGCCAGCCCCCAGGAAGGCCAGCAGCGAGAGCCCCGTCGCGGCCGTATCGGAGTTGAGGGTTGCCAGTTCGTTGCGGTAGATGTTGAAGTTCTCAGGGTGGACCGCAGCGAAACCCTTCAAACTCCAGCGTCCATCTGAGGACTGATGGCGGGCCAGGAACGCGAGACCACGCTCGATGGCTTCTTCCGTTTCGCGGCTAGGTCGACGTGAGCCATCCCCTGCCCCTTCTCCTTTCCGCATTGCACGGCGGCTGAATGCTTCGGTTGGCACAGCAGCCCTGGTGCTCAACAGTGGACCACGACGGCCAGGAGATCGAACAGGAATGTTCGCCATGTTCGTCGTAATCTGGGGAGCGTCACTTGTGCGTCGGCGTCCGATGAACCCTGGCTGCGTGGCCGCACCGATTGGTGCCCCTGCGAGATCATTCACGCCTGGCCTGCCTGAAGGCATTGCCGGACCACCGACATTTCGCCGACGAATTTCGGGCACGCTACCCAAGCCCGGTAGCGAACCAGCAATGTCGCCACCACCTGGCTGCATCGCTCCGCCGCCACCTCCAGGTACACCGTCAGCGGTTGCTCGGGTGCCGATGACCGGGCTCGCTCCTGGCGTCCGACTACCGGGCAGGCCCTGGGTTCCCGAGGCCATTTCAGACAGCGAAGGACCATCGTTGCCACGATTGCCGGTTCCACGCGAGAGTGCCGAGAAGTCCGTACCACGATTAGCCCCCGGCGTTCCGACTTCGGCGGCTCCGACCTGACCAGTACCGATTTGATCGGCTCCATTACCGTTAGCTCGACCAACGTTCATCGAAGGTGACGAGAACTGTCCGGAAGCCAACGCATCGGCATTTGCTGCCGCTTGATTACCATTGGCGGGTCCCTGGAAATTGATCTGGGCACTCGGACCGGTCATCGCTTGAGCACCGGCCGAAGGTGTTCGGCCGATCGATGGGTTCGCCTGATTACTCGTCACGATCCCTTCGTCACGCGAAGCCGTACTACGTGTGGCACCATGTTGTTGAACCATCTCCGCTGTGCGATCGGCTGTGGAAGGACGGGCCCAAAGTTGGCCTGGGTTTGTGGCGTTGGCCGTCACGCCGTCGCCACCAACCTCTTGCCGAGCAACACTTCCGGTGGCTGGTCTGAGCTGCGAATTGTTCGACTGACCCGGCGTAGGTCGAGGAAGTTGATCGCTAACGGTCGTATTGATCGTGGGCAAGTTGCTCGACGAAGCATTACGAGCGATGTCAGCCGATGAAGAAGATGGAGCGATTTGCATCTCCGTGTTCTGCTGGCTCCGTGTCATCGCCATGCTGGAAGCCAACGTGGTCGGACTTGGCGATTGGACCGTCGCACGAGGCTGATTGGCTCGCTGCTGGGCTTCCTGACGAGCGAGATCGGCGGCTTGAGCCTGGGCGCGAACTTGCTGTGGGTTATTTCGCTGAACCTCGACGTTCTCGGCCTGGGTTCGTGCAATATTGTTGGTTTCGGTTCGCTGTCGCTGAACTTCCTGGGCCTGGCTGGGGGAAAGACTCGGCAGGTCTTGCGCGGTATTTTGCCGCTGAAGATCGGTCATCCGTTGAACAGCATCTTGAATGTTGGATGCCTGACGCTGCATTTCGAGGGCCTGGGCGGAACGCTGTGCGGCTGCGGCTGCGGCAGACAATTCAGGCTGACGTTCCTCTTGTCGCTGGACTTCAATCTGCTGAGCCTGTTCGACTTCGCGTTGCTGCATTTCGCGGGCCTGCTTGGCAAGCTCCGATGGCAGGTCTTGCAGTGTTTCCTGTTTGGGCTGTTCTACCTGCTGCTCGCGACGCTGCATCTCCTCAGGCTGGACTTCGCGTGGAAGCTCTTCCTGCGAGACATCGTTCTCTTTCATTTCCGGCTGCTCGTGCTCAATCTTTTCCTGCTCGAGCGGATCAACCTGGGCTTCGGCCTCTTTCGTTTCGACGGGTTGTTCGTACTCGCGTTCGGCATCGCGATCTTCGTTGATCTGAGCGGGGCTGTAGTCGGGAATCACCACCGGTTGCCGCTGTGGCGAATTCTCGCGGTTCTGGTTGAGTGAGCTGTCGGCCACTTCGCCAACGTCAATCGCAACCATCCCGAGAAACATGCTTAGGTGCAGCACCAGGCTCAGCACGATCGAAAGCTGAATACCACGACGAACGCTCCCCAGATCGAGCAGAGGAATGATGGCCAGACCCACCAACCAGGCCACCACTGCGAATGCGATGTAGACCTTGGCGTTGAAGTACCACAGTTCGTGATTCCAGTCGAACAGAAGATAGCTCGACGCGCCAAAGTACAGCATGAAGAACGTGAACGCCGTATAGACGGGCCACGCCTTCTCGTCGGTCGACAAGAGCTGCTCGCTTTGCTGGTCAGTTCTCCAGTGCTTTGCCATGGTATTCCGCTAAGCTCCAGGTTTTTGCGGAGCGATTGCTACTTAGTTTGCCTCGAGAGCAGCAGTGCTGATCGAGTAGTTACTAAGCTTGGCCTTATTACAGGCGTTCATCACTTGAACGCTAAATTCAATCTTGCTTTCTTTGTCCGCTCGAATAATCACCGAGCTTTCGGGATTATCGGCGGCTGTTTGTTCGAGGATCTCTTCGATATCCGTAATGGAACGTTCATCGCCGCGTACAAAAAAGCGACCATCCGCATCAATGTTGATGAACAGCTCGCGCGGCTGCGAAATCAACGGCTGAGCCTCGCTGGCCGTCGGCAACACGACATCCAACTTGTAATCCTCTTCATCGAAGCGAGTCATCACCATGAAGAAAATCAGCAATAAAAAGACGATATCGATCAGTGGAGTAATATCCAACATCGATCGAGCTCGTCCACGATTGAGTTTGACTGCCACGGGCTTGGTCTTCTTCGCAAATACGTTCTTGAGGGATCAACAATACCGACGACTACTGCGACCTGGGCAACGCTTGCGTTTGCGAGCCATCTAAAGT includes:
- a CDS encoding tetratricopeptide repeat protein, with the translated sequence MARSRAFCASGIVLGALVLAVLGGCSTFSQANASHQKIVQARQLTQRGVQAMHRDDWENAEKLLAEAKKNAPYDLQARMHYAETLWKTGKQAEAIAELESAQTLGSDDPDLHSRIGRMYLDSGDPTKAHISANRAIECDPKYAPAWQLQGDLALVRRDLESAKLCYIRAATNSEATNRDVQLRLASTYRQLGQPSQALACISMVQQVEFGHRLPPDVGVEQALAYRDLGRHLDAADCLAELAETNDMTADLLYTWAECEVAAGRLARAEYAANSALQVNPQHASALQLVGQLPVFRQQAQQSIRR
- a CDS encoding winged helix-turn-helix domain-containing protein, producing MSTSTDLHEDTLQKIGETSGHVWAYLSAEGPVTITKLAKEVGEKKDIVLQAVGWLARENKLFFFEKGRNKLIGLIDEHGPPEP
- a CDS encoding ExbD/TolR family protein, translating into MLDITPLIDIVFLLLIFFMVMTRFDEEDYKLDVVLPTASEAQPLISQPRELFINIDADGRFFVRGDERSITDIEEILEQTAADNPESSVIIRADKESKIEFSVQVMNACNKAKLSNYSISTAALEAN